A portion of the Megalobrama amblycephala isolate DHTTF-2021 linkage group LG23, ASM1881202v1, whole genome shotgun sequence genome contains these proteins:
- the egr1 gene encoding early growth response protein 1, with the protein MAAAKTEMLLPALQISDPLSFPHSPMDNYPKLEEMIMLNSAGTPFLNATAPEGTGFGSGEPGEQFDHLAGDTLSEIAIEKSMADQTYSTQRLPPISYTGRFTLEPATNCSNSLWAEPLFSLVSGLVGINPPPTSIPSSTSQATLPSSSSSSSIPSSSSSSTSSASLSCSVHQSEPNPIYSAAPTYTNSSPDIFPEPGTNFSTSVGTSLQYSSTYPNSKACSTSFPVPMIPDYLFPQQQSEISLVAQDQKPFQTQAGQQPSLTPLSTIKAFATQTGSQDLKSVYQSQLIKPSRMRKYPNRPSKTPPHERPYACPVETCDRRFSRSDELTRHIRIHTGQKPFQCRICMRNFSRSDHLTTHIRTHTGEKPFACEICGRKFARSDERKRHTKIHLRQKDKKAEKGGITVQSSIANVSISASSPVSSYPSPITSYPSPVSSFPSPVNSCYSSPVHTSYPSPSIATTYPSATSTFQTQVATTFPTSVASNIYSSPVTTPLPDMQATLSPRTADIC; encoded by the exons ATGGCTGCAGCCAAGACAGAGATGCTCCTGCCTGCTCTGCAGATCTCCGACCCCCTGAGCTTCCCTCACTCCCCCATGGATAACTACCCCAAGCTGGAGGAGATGATCATGCTGAACTCTGCAGGGACCCCCTTCCTCAATGCCACAGCACCTGAAGGCACAGGATTTGGCTCTGGGGAGCCCGGGGAGCAGTTTGATCACCTTGCTGGAG ACACGCTTTCAGAAATTGCCATCGAGAAATCTATGGCAGATCAGACCTACTCCACCCAGCGACTGCCCCCCATCTCTTACACGGGCCGTTTCACCCTCGAACCTGCCACCAACTGCAGTAACAGTCTGTGGGCTGAGCCACTGTTCAGCCTGGTCAGTGGGCTGGTGGGAATCAACCCACCCCCCACCTCCATTCCGTCCTCGACCTCTCAGGCAACTCTcccctcttcctcttcttcgtCTTCCATCCCCTCTTCCTCTTCATCATCCACATCCAGTGCCAGCCTGAGCTGCTCCGTCCACCAGAGCGAGCCCAACCCCATCTACTCAGCGGCTCCCACCTACACCAACTCCAGCCCAGACATCTTCCCTGAGCCTGGCACAAACTTCTCCACCTCAGTGGGCACCTCACTGCAGTACTCATCGACATACCCCAACAGCAAGGCCTGTAGCACCAGCTTCCCTGTGCCAATGATCCCAGACTACCTGTTTCCCCAACAGCAGAGTGAGATCAGTTTGGTGGCCCAAGACCAGAAGCCCTTCCAGACACAAGCTGGACAACAGCCCTCGCTGACGCCGCTGTCCACCATCAAAGCCTTTGCCACCCAAACCGGTTCTCAGGACCTGAAAAGCGTCTACCAGTCTCAGCTCATCAAGCCTAGTCGCATGCGCAAGTACCCTAACCGGCCAAGCAAGACACCTCCACACGAGCGCCCCTACGCATGCCCCGTGGAGACCTGTGACCGTCGCTTCTCGCGCTCAGACGAGCTGACACGCCACATTCGCATCCACACCGGCCAGAAGCCCTTCCAGTGCCGGATCTGCATGCGCAACTTCAGCCGCAGCGACCACCTGACGACCCACATCCGCACACACACTGGCGAGAAGCCCTTCGCCTGCGAGATCTGCGGCCGCAAGTTCGCCCGCAGCGACGAGCGCAAGCGCCACACTAAGATCCACCTGCGGCAGAAGGACAAGAAGGCGGAGAAAGGCGGCATTACAGTGCAGAGCTCAATTGCCAATGTATCCATCTCAGCTTCCTCGCCAGTGTCTAGCTACCCCTCTCCCATCACTTCATACCCCTCACCGGTCTCCTCCTTCCCATCCCCAGTGAACTCCTGCTACTCCTCGCCGGTCCACACCTCCTACCCCTCCCCTTCCATCGCAACCACTTACCCCTCGGCAACCAGCACCTTCCAGACGCAGGTGGCCACCACCTTCCCTACCTCAGTGGCCAGCAACATCTACAGTTCTCCTGTCACCACCCCACTGCCCGACATGCAGGCAACGCTTTCCCCTCGGACAGCCGACATCTGCTGA